A part of Escherichia marmotae genomic DNA contains:
- the uhpB gene encoding signal transduction histidine-protein kinase/phosphatase UhpB: protein MKTFFSRLITVIACFFIFSAAWFCLWSISLHLVERPELAVLLFPFGLRLGLMLQCPRGYWPVLLGAEWLLIYWLMQAVGLTHFPLLMIGSLLTLLPVALISRYRHQRDWRTLLLQGAALTAAALLQSLPWLWHRYGNESWNALLLTLTGGLTLAPVCLVFWHYLANNTWLPLGPSLVSQPINWRGRHLVWYLLLFVISLWLQLGLPNELSRFTPFCLALPIIALAWHYGWQGALIATLMNAIALIASQTWHDHPVDLLLSLLVQSLTGLLLGAGIQRLRELNQSLQKELARNQHLAERLLETEESVRRDVARELHDDIGQTITAIRTQAGIVQRLAADNASVKQSGQLIEQLSLGVYDAVRRLLGRLRPRQLDDLTLEQAIRSLMREMELEGRGIISHLEWRIDESALSENQRVTLFRVCQEGLNNIVKHADASAVTLQGWQQDERLMLVIEDDGSGLPPDSGQHGFGLTGMRERVTALGGTLTISCLHGTRVSVSLPQRYV, encoded by the coding sequence CATTTGGTTGAACGCCCGGAGCTGGCTGTGTTGCTGTTCCCGTTTGGCTTGCGGCTGGGACTGATGTTGCAATGCCCGCGCGGATACTGGCCCGTATTGCTGGGCGCGGAATGGTTGCTGATTTACTGGTTGATGCAGGCGGTTGGGTTAACGCATTTTCCGTTATTGATGATCGGTAGTTTACTGACGTTACTGCCCGTGGCGTTGATTTCTCGCTATCGCCATCAGCGTGACTGGCGCACGTTGCTGTTACAAGGAGCAGCGTTGACGGCGGCAGCGTTGTTACAGTCACTGCCCTGGCTTTGGCACAGGTATGGAAACGAGTCGTGGAACGCGCTGTTATTGACCTTAACTGGCGGTCTGACGCTGGCTCCTGTTTGTCTCGTGTTCTGGCATTACCTGGCGAATAACACCTGGCTACCGCTGGGGCCGTCGCTGGTTTCTCAGCCGATAAACTGGCGTGGACGCCATCTGGTCTGGTACTTGCTGCTGTTTGTTATCAGTCTCTGGCTGCAACTGGGGCTGCCGAACGAACTGTCGCGCTTTACGCCATTCTGCCTGGCGCTGCCGATTATTGCCCTGGCCTGGCACTATGGCTGGCAAGGAGCGCTGATTGCGACGCTGATGAACGCCATTGCGTTGATTGCCAGCCAGACATGGCATGATCATCCGGTGGATTTATTGCTCTCGCTGCTGGTGCAAAGCCTTACAGGCTTGTTGCTTGGCGCAGGTATTCAGCGACTGCGCGAGCTTAACCAGTCGCTGCAAAAGGAACTGGCGCGCAATCAGCATCTTGCCGAACGTTTGCTGGAAACCGAAGAGAGCGTGCGCCGCGACGTAGCGCGTGAACTGCACGATGATATCGGCCAGACCATCACCGCTATTCGCACCCAGGCGGGCATTGTTCAGCGACTGGCAGCGGATAACGCCAGTGTGAAGCAGAGTGGGCAGCTAATCGAACAACTGTCGCTGGGCGTTTACGACGCGGTGCGCCGCTTGTTAGGGCGGTTACGCCCACGTCAGTTGGATGACCTCACTCTTGAGCAGGCCATCCGTTCACTGATGCGAGAAATGGAACTGGAGGGGCGCGGTATTATCAGTCATCTCGAATGGCGGATAGATGAATCGGCGTTAAGTGAAAACCAGCGAGTAACGCTGTTTCGTGTCTGCCAGGAAGGGCTGAACAACATTGTGAAACATGCCGATGCCAGTGCGGTCACGCTGCAAGGCTGGCAGCAGGATGAGCGGTTAATGCTGGTGATTGAAGACGATGGTAGCGGTTTGCCGCCAGACTCAGGGCAACACGGTTTTGGCCTCACCGGAATGCGTGAGCGTGTAACGGCGCTGGGCGGCACCTTAACCATCTCCTGTCTGCACGGCACACGCGTCAGTGTCTCTCTCCCCCAACGTTATGTCTAA